Part of the Onthophagus taurus isolate NC chromosome 11, IU_Otau_3.0, whole genome shotgun sequence genome is shown below.
AGAACTAAAAAATCCCAGGGATTACAACAAAATGTTTATAGTCATGAAAAGTGAATAGCTAAAGAACGGAAAACATCAATTATTACAACTGAATATTTGATGTTGTTTACTTAAACGCACGCTTGCTTTTCCCGTCGCTTCTATTATAGTAGTTCATTAGCGTCCAAAATGTTGAAAACACCGGGTTTCTATCTCTTAGAACAAAGTTTCCGTAAATATCACTGTTGGCCCACCGCAAATGAATTTCCCCAAGTTGCCCCGATAGTTTTGATTATTGTGAATATAGTATGGGAAATATATCCATTAACAATGGAACTTAAAAGTGCGCGTTATATAGCAGTATTAATAGGAAATAACTTATGTTTTCATTATTTCAGATTATAAGAcggattttgaaaaaactttatttcattTGGAGTTTAATGTGATTGGagtatatctttttttttgtaacattcaaTTATTGCTTCATCGGCGTAACTTACACCAAATGATCGATATAGTAAGTGATTTTACTGAGTTTGGTATTAAGGAAAAAGCTAAATCTCTTGATAAATatctaaaaactttaataaaaaccaTTCACTACATAGGATATCTAATTCCGTTTGTTATGGTACTCTTTTATATGTACGATAGAAATTGTGctgaatttaaaaacattgaaCATTGTTCATTATTGCAATACTACTTTCCGTTTGAATTGAACCAATGGGTATTAACATTAATGATGTTGTTTCAAATGTACAGTCTAGGttttactttaaatattttgttactGGTGTTGGTATTATATTGGTATACGATAGAAAAATTGGTCCTACATATAGAAAATCTTAAGGCGATGattagaaatataaatttgacacgGAGCAAGGAAGTAAATTTTCGAATGTTGCGCCATGTTGTCTTGTATCATCAAGATATATTCAGGTATTTCAACttacttaatattatttattagtgaaatatttttatggttATAGAGTGTTTAATGACGTTAAAGATTTCTTTAAATGCTTGATAGCACCCACaaaagtttctattttaatttgtttaaccACATCTACGACTGAATTTGCTTTAGTATGAATTTTCAATGTAATATTAGTATTCCTATTATTTAATGCAATGCTTTTAGACCAAGGATTTAATAAGCTTTTCcatgataataataacttttttatcgTTACTTGCATTTCATGTAACCGGACAAAGACTTACTACAACggtataaataatatatagcattataaaataaatttgatgcATATTTCTTGTAACAGGCTTATAGTGTGGGAGAAGCAGTTTATGATCTTCATTGGTATAATGCGGATGTTTCAACGcgtaaagatattttaatcttACTGTGTATGTCTCAAAGGGCATTAACTATGGAAATACCTTTGTTTGGTGAAATGTCGCATGCAGCAGCAGCAAAAGTatgtaaattaaatcattGTATAAATATCAAGTAATAATATGAGAGACATTTTTAAGGAATACAAGACggtttatgttttatttaattggatATCAACATTtacgaaaaaattataattaaaataattatataataatataaatcataTACAGTTTAAGTTTCGCGATTTAATAGCGAATAAAACACGCGAACGTTATAGGACAGGATCTATGTACCACGCAGTGGAGTCTAGTCACAGACTCGATGCTACACCACGCCGAGCCGTGAAGAAAACCGTAAACAAGTACAGCACTAACAAGTAGTTTGgttccaataaaaatttagaaattaaatatagtgagattattgttattatggCTCttatatgttaaataataCATCAAATTTAGCACTTTTCAACGATTTGtttgttacatattttttgttacattAATTAACGATATCATTCACTTAAGATAAACACGAAAAGGGAAAACTTGAAATATCCGACGCATATCGTCACTACGGCAGACTATATGGAAAATctattatagaaaatatttgtattttcaaAGGTACACTCCCCGAAAGccgagatatgattttttttatatattttaataacatacaCAGATTTACAAAAGGGTAATGCCTGTCGCCCCTACGGCAAACCCGGGGGTGAGACTATATGGAAGATATACTACGGAATATACTCGAATTTTTAAGGGTAGTCCCAGGGTGCTACACTCCCCGAAAGCCGagacatgattttttttctatattctaATCACTTACATATATTTACAAAAGGGTGACGCTTGCAGCCCCTGCGGCAAAGCCAGGAGTGAGACTATGCAGAGGATATACTACGGAATATACTCGAATTTTTAAGGGTAGTCCCAGGGTGCTACACTCCTCGAAAGccgagatatgatttttttttctatatccTAATCACTTACatacatttacaaaaaaattttgaaaaagttttgaaaaagttctggaacggtatatccgtatggtgccattggtatctggtccactgagtcgcaaccagtatgcttatcaaacgggaaaatcagcagaattggctctacacaacttagttggtagagtatccaagatgctgcaggataaagaaaccttggtttgtgcgtttctggatatagagggagcTCAACAACGCAATGCCAAGGAAGACACATTcctattttataaaacaattaaagttAATGTGGTAATGTGATGAATTGTGCTTATTGGtcaattattacaaattgtgAAACTAGATATTAAATAgtcattaattattgttaagtCAACATGTAAACGTCGTcccaattaataaaatataataaatattttactttgagtttcatataaaacacttctaaaattcataaataaagaggGTTTATTACATGGCAACCCTGCCAGTCGATATCGtctagaattaaaaaaaaaaatatatatatacattaTAGGTTACAACCAGAGTAAAGAAGAGAAAGAAGTAATTATCTCGCAAGCTAGAAATAGTGGTGGTGTATCAGCGTCAAATGGACATTACACATTGCAAGAATTAGCGATCATTATAGGGATTGTTTTGGCCATCGTTTTCGTAGCGATGTAAGAAAAGTATGGAGAAGAAAATCCGTGTTGAAGTCGCAAGAAGCGAGGAGTTGCTTAATCTTAGAACAGAAAACTAAGGTAGGCGAACTATTATAATGTGTTATGGAAGATTTTGAAACGTTGTTAGTAGTAGTTTCTACTTTTAAATCGAATAGAATTAAGGATAATAAAGAAAGACGTAGTGATTTAGATAGAGTACGTAAACATTTAGATAAAGTAGATGAGTTTTGGAAACAATTAGCAGAGTTAAAAATTATAGCTAGTAAAGATAgttcaaatataaaacttgTTGAGCAGATTAAAATACGTAGTGCAGCAATCGAAGGTATTTTGAATGAAACACGTTAACTGTTAGAAAATAGGTTGGCGATAGGATCAGAAATGGCTGAAtctttttacttaaaaactGCTGGTAGTTTACTGCCAGTTATGAATGAAAACGAAGATACAACAAAGCAGTTAATAGActcaattaaattatattccGAATTTCTAAAAGCTGAAGATCAAAAacacttaataaattttgttttaaaaaatagactGTCGGAATCTGCTAAAATAAggttaaataaatcatatgcTAAcgtacaacttttattaaatgacttaagacaaaattttattactcaaCAATCTCCTACTGTATTGGCGAGTAAGTTATACAATTCCCGACAACTGGATCGTTCAGTTGAAGAGTATAGCAGAGAAATAGAGCAATTGCTTGGTGATTTAACGTTGGCTCAAGCAGATGGTAACGATGAACTTATAAATTCTTTGCGAATAGTTAACGAAAAATGAGCAATTCATTCTTTTAGTAACggtcttaaaaataattatgtaaaAATGATTGTTAAGGCTAGAAATTGTTCTACCCTCAAAGAAGCTATTTGCGTAGCTAAGGACGAGGATAAATTTAAACCTTCCTCATCAAATGTTTTCTCATACAATAAAACAAGACCACCACAAAGAAACAATTTCAGAGGTAGTCGAAATCAATATTATCGTGGATTTGGTAATCGAAGATATCAAAGAGGAAATCAGTCACACAATGATCGAAATTATAATGTACACAATCAATCATATTCAAATTCgagatataataattattattcgcGAGGTTAACCACAAGGGCGTAATAATTTTCGTGGTAGATTTACCAAGAGCACAAAATGTGTTCTATACCGAGAGTGAAGAGCACATCGCCGAGAGCGAAAATTAAATTCCATTAAAatgttcatttttaaaaaaagaaatattgtaCTTAGGTCATAAAATTTCATCAGCTGGCATATCTCCTGATCcaagcaaaattaataatgtacaaAATTACCCAATTCCGAAAAATGCAGACGAAGTAAAACGATTTGTTGCTTTCGCTAATTATTATCGAAAGTTTATTAGAATTTTGCCGAAATTGCAACTCCTTTAAATAAACTTGCTAGAAAATCTGTTCAATTTGAGTGGaatgaaaattgtcaaaaaagcATTCGAAtcattgaaagaaaaattatgtaatCCACCCGTGTTACAATATCCagatttttctgaaaataatcAATTCATACTTAGAACTGATGCATCCGGCTATGCGATCGGATCCGTTTTATCAAATGGTAATTATAGACCCGTAGCTTATGCAAGCCGAAGTTTAAACAAAgctgaaataaattatagcaCAATTGAAAAAGAGTTACTAGCTGTAGTCTGGTCAGTCAAACATTTTCGTCCATATTTATTTGGgcgtaaatttcaaatttatacagATCATCGCCCGTTAGTTTATCTATTTGGTATGAACAACCCTTCATCCagattaacaaaatttagatTGATACTTGAAAAATATGACTTTGTGATAAATTACGTCAAGGGGAAGGAAAATGCAACAGCAGATGCTTTATCACGAATTCAAATACAATCtactgatttaaaaaaattatcaaatgaAAAATTTGTAATGACACGAAATAAATCCAAAAGAAATGCTGAATTACCGAGTAACATCAGTAATGATAACAATGAACGGACTGGCCATCCGGGATTAGTcgaattattgaaaaaaccGCGAAATTCAGTCGAATTAAAAGAATTGaataatattacgtttaataaagaaaacgaaaattgaaGGAGCGAAAATTAGCAAAGGtaccaaaaatattaaaagattgCGACATTAAAATCTCGATTATTGACAATGTAAAACGAATAGAGTGTAAAGAAACTCGACAGTTGATACTTAATGATTTCCATTTACTGCCCACAGGAGGACACGCAGGTGTAAATCGAATGTATGCAAACATCAAAAAGTACTACTTTtggcaaaatttaaaaagcgatgttgaaaattttgtgcaGAAATGTGATGATTGTCAGAGATATAAACATTCGCGATCGCACATAGAACTTCAGACCATCACCACTACTGCCACGTCAgcttttcaaaaacatttatttagaTATCATGGGTCCCATTAATTAGGATGATGATGATAACAGATACATATTAACTACACAGTgtgaattaacaaaatttatagcACCATatccaattaaaaataaagaatcaGAAACAGTAGCAAAAgcttttgtaaataattttgtgcTAAGATTTGGTATACCAGAAGAGATGGTAACAGATCAAGGTACAGAATTTTAGCTCAATTATTCCGAGcaacttcaaaattattagGTATTAAACAACTTAATTCAACTGCATATCATCATCAAACATTGGCATCACTGGAAAATTCTCACAAACATTTAGGCTCATATTTACGTAtgcaaatttcaaaatttccagAAACGTGGAGCTCATGGGTACAATTTTGGTGTTTCGCATGTAACAATAGTGTTCATACTGAAACGAAATACACCCCATACGAGTTAGTTTTTGGGAAAAAATGTAGCTTACCCAACAatatattgtataatttagatccgattttcaattttgaaagttatccaATCGAATTGAAGTTTAGGCTTCAAAAGGCGTGGGTTGACGCGAAAGAAAATTTAGTTGAGTCAAAACTGAAACGCAAAATGAACCTTGATATTAAGAGTTCGAACGttaatttcaactttaatgaTAAGGTGCTGTTAAGAAATGAAAGCGGCAATAAATTAGGGACCATTATATAAGGGACCTTATAAGGTAATTAGTGAAAAGGCGCCTAACGTTACgttaaaaatagataataagTTAATAGAAGTACATAAAAATAGAGTTAAACGTTATTatatgtaaaatgaaaaaaaaaggaaaagggATAAtctaagttatttttaagtagctgcataataattgtaaaaaaaaaattaaattgtgccatttcaattttttttcttgaaggGGAAAGGTGCAAAGGAAGACACATTcctattttataaaacaattaaagttAATGTGGTAATGTGATGAATTGTGCTTATTGgacaattattacaaattgtgAAACTAGATATTAAATAgtcattaattattgttaagtCAACATGTAAACGTCGTcccaattaataaaatataataaatattttactttgagtttcatataaaacacttctaaaattcataaataaagaggGTTTATTACagcaataccacaatctctggaaagagctgctcttgacaggAGAGTGGAAGCTAGtatagcgggttggatccgcaatatgcttGATAGTAGAACagtttctacttcactccacggtgatacgatacgcttTAGGCCGGGAGGTAGTTGCCCGCagggaggggtgttatctcccctgctttggtccctcctagttgacgatctgattgcgataaTCGAAGCCGTTGGTGTAGAAATACAAGCTGCaattatgctgatgacattgtcgttatggtcaaaggaacctgtttgccgaAGATATCTAAAGTtctccaggtgaccctagataccatttgcggttggtgtaagggagagaacctctcaataaacccgcaaaagacaattctTGTGCCCTTCACTAGGaaacgaaagttggatggactaatccgcccaactatccaaggtgaagaaattcatTTCTCAAAGGatgtcaaatatctaggagtaatcctagacaaaaccctgtcatggaatggatatttgcagggagttttgcacaaagctagactatccttgtggacttgtcgcagtctttgtggaaataattggggtcttacctctgaaagactgtactggctctatgtgactgtggttagacctatgatcacatacggagcagcagcctggtataggaaagtccgacagacttcagttatcagtaaactttcacgaattcaacgagtagttggattggcaatctctggtgcgataagcacgacgccaactctagcaatggaggttctgcttggcctatctcctctgcatttgcatatagagaacaACCATCTACAGATTTAAACTGCAATGCAGCAGTatgcaatatgctcaaaactgttccgacatgtcctaccaatgggttacggaagacattataagcactgatactgtgctgtcaatgccgtcagatttggcggtatcactatcagtgattaatgctcgataccagattgtactgtctgagcggcagtcctggatcgaaaacgaaaattctctgattcaggcagatatttgcGTGGATCTAAAACGCCGGAAGGGgtcggagcaggagtatactgccagataCCTCGAATTACGCAAGcgtacagcctgggtacgtactgtactgtattccaggcggacgTATTTGCTAtggacatgggtgctaaaatccttcttgagagaggggtgaagaacatgacagtacgaattttctcagacagtcaagccgctttCCAGGCGCTGtgagccgtgaaaacggtgtcggttctggttaatgattgtaagagaacattaaacatactgagttgtgataacagagtttctctgatctgggtcccgggtcactctggggttgctggcaatgaagcggcagatgagctagcatgagatggcagcgctgaatcgtttgtgggaccggaaccagcagttggtgtatcatttgcgacggccaaatataggattggactgtgggctgaagagagacttcgcctactgttgaccagttctcctggaatgagacatgctaaggtgtttattaacatcgcgaCTGTCAAatccgggaatattttaggacttgcccgtagtagcataaaagttctaatgggtgtttatGATTTGTTTTCTATATTCTAATCACTTACATATATTTACAAAAGGGTGACGCTTGTAGCCCCTACGGCAAAGCCAGGAGTGAGACTATACAGAGGATATATTACGGAATATACTCGAATTTTTAAGGGTAGTCCCAGGGTGTTACACTCCCCGAAAGCCGAGATATGATTTCTTTTCTATATTCTAATAACTTACATTTACAAAAGGGTGATGCTTGCAGCCCCTACGGCAAAGCCAGGGATGGGACTATACGCGGAATATACTATAAAATACAGTGCCGCACTTAATTATTGGCACAGCAATAGTTTTTCATTTCACGactgtttttaaaccaaattaaCAAATAGTATTATGTGaaagtatttttttctatattgtttaattaattaaatactcTATGcagttatttttgtataaatatttatttttaataatctgtTTTAAATTGAATGAACAAAATAGTACTTATTTTCAACGCACAAAATTATTGGCACAGTTAGAAAACGAACTATTTTAAAACTACTTTAAACTAAATTAGTATTTCGTGGGTAACCAACCCTTTTTGTTTGATAACGGCCTCCAAACGCCTTGGCATGGAGTGAACCAAATTTTGGGTTGTTTTCTGCTCAATATTGTATCACTCCTCTAACAATGCCTGTTTCAGCTCCAACCTGTTAGTAATTGGAAACTTTTTGACCCGTCTATCCAATTCGTCCCACAAATGTTCAATCTGGTTAAGATCTGGGGACTGCGGTGGATGTGGTAAGACATGTGGGGCATTATATGCCAGCCACATACGCACGATATGAGCCGAATGCTTTGGGTCATTATCGTGTTGAAATGTGTACCTGGGCGACAAATTCaactttttgacacttttatggatattttcttttaaaatatttaaataaactgaTTTATCCATAATACCGTTTATAAATACCAACCCGCCTACCCCTGCAGCTGACATGCAGCCCCACACCATCACCCCTCCACCACCGTGTTTCACTGTTGGTGCAAGGTTTTCTTTATCAAACGCTGTATTGGCTCTTCTCCATACTTTAATGCGACCATCAGATCGGAAAATGTTGAACTTACTCTCATCTAAGAATAGTACTTGATCCCAGAATGTATTGGGTTATTCTTATATTCCTTTGCGTACGCCAGGTGCTTCTTTTGGTTACAGATATTAGTGGCTTTCGCCTCGCAACACGACCACCCTCGTGTAGTACTCTTCTGACGGTTATGGGATGAATGTCTTTaccaaaattttgttttacttCAGTAGCAATCTGTGTTGACGTTAATTTTGGATCTGCGTTGACTTTTCGGATTATCTGCTTGCGTTCCCGATCGTTTAAAGTTCGGAGACGGCCAGTACGCTTAAATTTCAGTATACGATCTGCTTGTTTGtacaaatgaagaattatTTTGCGCTCTGATTCTGTTGTTTCACACACTGTTGCTACACTCTCTAATAAGAGATATTGAATTCTAagttgataaatatttaataattcacACCTTCGCCCCTATGGCAGATATAGCGGTGTGCTTAGATGAAAAACGTTCTGGATGTAGTACTCGAGTTTTCTGATGTTATGTCAGCCTGCTACAGCCTTTCAAAgtttagaaaataattattttcatgttCATTACTTGTCTGGTCGACTGTTATTTTATGAATCTGAATCTGGGTCAGATTTAAATCTGATGCTAACTTCAACGACGTGAGATAAATAGATACCAGATCcataattataaaacattacgtcattataaaaattacataCGATAACCTTTAGAAGATTAATTGAAcctcaaattattattaaacgttATTTACTCGTCAAACTCAGTCTTAATAATGTTGGTTAAAGGTAAAGTTGCGCTTATATCTGGCGGTGCGTCAGGAATTGGATTAGCGTGTGGAAATCAATTGCTAAAAGACGGCGCTTTGGTAAGTTTAAtataacaatgaaataaaaaggatttaatttttgaaattaaattttaaagggAATCGCTTTGGTGGATATTAACGAACAACTCGGAATTTCAGTTACGGACGATTTAAACAGCAAATACGGACAAGGAAAAGTAATTTTCATCAAGGcaaatgtatcaaataaaaacgaaTTCCAAGAAGCTTTTAAAAAAACCGTTCAATGTTTTAATCAGTTagatatttttctcaataatgtTGGATTATTTGATGAAGTGCATtacgaaaattgtttaactgTTAATTTGGTAAATGCATATTAATTTGGTGTCGAATTGATATATTTACGGTGATTGTTGTTTTAGCTCGGTTGTATTCATGGTTTAAAATTGGCCATCGATGAGTATCTTCCAAAATATAAAAGCGAATCCACAGCAATTATAATAAACACATCATCGATGGCCGGGCTAGTGCCTATTGTAGGCGTTGAAATTTATAGTACCACCAAATTCGCTATAATCGGTTTGACCAGAAATTTCGGCTGTGATTATCATTATAAAAGAACTGGTGTGAAAGTTATAGCTTTATGTCCCGGAGCAACAGATACACCTATATTAGATGATGTAACCACCACAAAGTTAGTTTATAGTGACCGATTACAAACTCTTCAAGAAGCAGCAATGAATGCGCAAAAGTAATgaaattaacttattttttcttaaatactatattaaatacaaatcgtttttattattaattaataatgattttttaggcCTGAAGATTTAGCGGAGTGCTTTATTCGGATTATTAAAACAGAACGTAACGGTTCTACTTGGCTTGTTAACGAGGGAAAGGAAACTGAAATCGAATATCCAAAATTggtatctttttaaatttgcttatCTAGAATCCTCTTTGgatatttgtatatttttgttgattaaactgaaaaagaatctgttttatattattacagATTTATAATCTTACAATAACTTTAGTTCAACCGAAAAAATAGCATTCAACGATGCAGCGTATATTATCTACTTTACAACATGCTATGTTGTTGATCGTATTATAACAGTTGTTCTTTTCTCTTCACGTTTATTTGCGCTatgaaaagtaaaaaaaagatgaaagaaaaaaagatagaaattcggtctttaaaaatatatatttgacTCAATCAACTTATTTATatccaaacaaaaaaaaataatcggaaaattttaaaacaacctTTTCTAACaaccataaaattaattatatcgaTTAATCCAAACCATTTTACAACCCACTTCCACCACAAGAATTAtgaactgaaaaaaaaaataggtaaataaaataaataaaaaaattataaattttaattcgtttaGTTTACCAAAAACAACATCCGTTATAACTACTCCAAGAACATCattaatcgtttttgaaaGGTCATTAACCAATCCTGTAACGGTTTCAATCACTTTTGAACTAGCTTTAGCAACAGCAGTTAATAAACAACCCAAAAGATgttctaaaaaaatcatttgttgaaaaaaattaaatataaccaaatttatttaaaagaacttaCCTAAATTGGGGATTAAACATCTTAGTGTTTGAGCAACAAATTTAAGTAATCCAACAACAACCTTAACAACTGCTGTTAATGCAGCATCaactgagaaaaaaattacaatcaatAATATAAGAACATAGAGAAAGTGATATTTTTCTTACGTAATTCATAAACTAAAGTGATTACGGTACACAACACAGATTGTATCGCTGTGATTAGAGTGGTCACGAGTGCGCCTCCAATCTCTATAATAGCATTTcctataataaattaaaagtcaataaattactttttacgccgtaattatataaaaaaatttaccaaaaagaGAAACTTGTATAAGAAGTCCAGATAATTGTCCacaagaattttgaattttatcctTACAATCGGGCGTTAATTCCGTTTGTGTAGCtaaaaaaaagcaattttaaaaaaatatgtagttCAAGATACTGGAATTTGATAAAGATGTTAAATGTCTCGTTTATTCTTGAGAACAAAGGAGTTCAAACTGTCGTCCCTCAATAATGTATTAACTTGGACAACATATTTATAAGGTTAAATTTGAGGTAAATAAGAGGTATCTGAATAGATAGAGGTATTTAAACTCGGTGCGAGGATTCGTACCAGTTTGTTCAGTGTTCGTTATCATAGTAAGTTGTGTAAAGAGAAATGTTTGCTGCTCGAGTATCCATCAAGCATAACAGTACCACAGGTTTTGCTCCTGTGATACTCACTGAATTCGCATATACTATATGATCAGAAAATAGACCttctaacaaaaattgttaaataaccCAGTTAAATACCTCCTCACCTGAGAGAAGTTGAAGCTGGAGAATATTACAATGAAAGCCGACAGAAAACCGATAAAGTACGAGGATGAGCTGGACTTTAAGATTTTGGGAGTGTGTTGGAGGAAGGTTAAGACTGGAGAAAATACAAGGACGGAGTTAGAGAGTAGAGATAGAGATGTGGAAAAGCAGGAAACTGAAAACTAAACTAAAACTGAAAAGAGAACACACAATAATAAGTATAAGGTCATAATAACGAAGGAAATTCCGGAGTTTTTGATGGAGTAGGATAGAAGGACAGAAAAAATTATGCTTGCGCAATTTAAGTGCGGGAACGAAGAGAGGGTGAATAAATATTGGATGGGGGATGAAAAGAGGATGTGTAAATTGTGTAGGGATGATTTGGAACCGACGAGAGGACGCATTAGTAGTGCCATTGGGTGGGTATTTA
Proteins encoded:
- the LOC111422458 gene encoding 15-hydroxyprostaglandin dehydrogenase [NAD(+)]-like — translated: MLVKGKVALISGGASGIGLACGNQLLKDGALGIALVDINEQLGISVTDDLNSKYGQGKVIFIKANVSNKNEFQEAFKKTVQCFNQLDIFLNNVGLFDEVHYENCLTVNLLGCIHGLKLAIDEYLPKYKSESTAIIINTSSMAGLVPIVGVEIYSTTKFAIIGLTRNFGCDYHYKRTGVKVIALCPGATDTPILDDVTTTKLVYSDRLQTLQEAAMNAQKPEDLAECFIRIIKTERNGSTWLVNEGKETEIEYPKLVSF
- the LOC111422459 gene encoding uncharacterized protein; its protein translation is MKCFKNVLILALFCIALRLTEATQTELTPDCKDKIQNSCGQLSGLLIQVSLFGNAIIEIGGALVTTLITAIQSVLCTVITLVYELLDAALTAVVKVVVGLLKFVAQTLRCLIPNLEHLLGCLLTAVAKASSKVIETVTGLVNDLSKTINDVLGVVITDVVFVHNSCGGSGL